A region of uncultured Carboxylicivirga sp. DNA encodes the following proteins:
- a CDS encoding tetratricopeptide repeat protein, translating into MSEVLTRKEYIEYCQNCSNKSIDSNIGLICGLTNKEPSFSGNCHHYVPIKDGLDEVKDEIHHLKIKMQRKKIIGIGVLISVLVFIAIYFSYQIKLKVENYKYSVGFKRTGDQFFKDGRYKDAIYYYDIALEYDDKNIEAIYFLGRSYQELEENNEAISYYAKVIDMDPSYVMAYRARGYVRKLNEDYSNAIEDFKKSLEFEPENTNAIGHIANIYSILGDFEEARRYYKIALKYDPDIVMARSSLAYVEYKLGNYEESKNLCYTVIGKLPTDKDYAHDILGLVYYAINKKDSALAQYNLALLYDPNNSRYYGKLGYIKFEMGRNIEALQDYNKAIEIDSLNPIFYLNRAKCKYNLDLYSSALEDYNICLSQSMAMDKNDILSCYKGRAKIKMTLGDLQGYEIDMVMVDSLSYKD; encoded by the coding sequence ATGTCTGAAGTCCTAACTCGAAAAGAATATATTGAATATTGCCAAAATTGCTCAAATAAGTCAATTGATAGTAACATCGGTTTAATCTGTGGGTTGACTAATAAAGAACCTTCCTTTTCTGGTAATTGTCATCATTATGTGCCTATAAAAGATGGGTTGGATGAAGTTAAGGATGAAATTCACCACCTGAAAATCAAGATGCAAAGAAAAAAGATTATAGGAATAGGTGTTTTAATAAGTGTTCTTGTTTTCATTGCTATATATTTTAGCTATCAAATCAAATTAAAAGTTGAGAACTATAAATATTCAGTCGGATTTAAGCGGACAGGAGATCAATTCTTTAAAGATGGAAGATATAAGGATGCAATATATTACTATGATATTGCATTAGAGTATGACGATAAAAATATAGAAGCAATTTATTTTCTGGGAAGAAGTTATCAGGAATTAGAAGAAAATAATGAAGCGATTAGCTATTATGCTAAGGTTATTGATATGGACCCGTCTTATGTAATGGCATACAGGGCAAGAGGATATGTAAGAAAACTAAATGAAGATTACTCTAATGCTATTGAAGACTTTAAAAAGTCGTTAGAGTTTGAACCTGAAAACACAAATGCCATAGGCCATATTGCTAATATCTATTCTATATTAGGTGATTTTGAAGAGGCAAGAAGGTATTATAAAATAGCCTTGAAATATGATCCTGATATAGTTATGGCTAGATCTTCATTAGCGTATGTTGAGTATAAATTAGGTAACTATGAGGAAAGCAAAAATCTTTGTTATACAGTTATTGGAAAGCTTCCAACTGATAAAGATTATGCTCACGATATACTGGGATTGGTCTATTATGCTATCAATAAAAAAGATAGTGCTTTAGCTCAATATAATTTAGCACTATTATATGATCCTAATAATTCTCGTTACTATGGTAAATTGGGATATATAAAATTTGAAATGGGACGAAATATTGAAGCTTTGCAGGATTATAATAAAGCAATTGAAATAGATTCATTAAATCCTATTTTCTATTTAAATAGAGCAAAATGTAAATATAATTTAGATTTATACTCATCGGCATTAGAAGATTATAATATTTGCCTTAGCCAATCTATGGCTATGGATAAGAATGACATTTTAAGCTGTTATAAAGGGCGTGCAAAGATTAAAATGACTTTAGGTGATCTGCAAGGCTATGAAATAGATATGGTAATGGTAGATAGCTTAAGTTACAAAGATTAA
- a CDS encoding class I SAM-dependent methyltransferase encodes MYADQDRGDQEKYQRYLAGMDSIIVEKVASASAYFHEKEGHAIVDVGMASGTSSYILALLFPNTKIIGVDINPKMVEIADQTYKLPNLEFRIDDGETLTSLSDNQIIGFFNCSSIHHITSFNNYSQNKAYLTLKRQSELLSNEGVIVIRDFVKPINKDVIISFPNDDQGQKDASLLEDFSQTARSLAPVNEQGFPLKKISTNGNLTFQLSFPDAVEFIRRKDYLNDWKIELQEEYGYYTQNEFEEVMTELNLRTIVSQPIYNSWIINNRYKNKFSLFELDGSPIGHPPTNYIIAAEKVPNKGTILKSARQLPILNENFLKLESFVNTTTGSVFDVAQRPGRVVDLLPYISNAQQVHIIAKHAYPRPIINQNNQIIDGKNYSGYIIEGITGGVNDTISADNINKIVTDRIGITENNIIETKNDLQFYSSPGGVNEIVNNYQILLKNLPTKLNNTGNLSGFTDSGSYRIYDATQLLKSAQVGALPEARLELGLYRLLQNLNISPGNWLNEKSELKETEQLDVTNLDDLLDIKGFVFEKTEQSAEFLAHRRAKFYEYPKEGSEQILEYIEPTNLSSNTIVTLPVYLHKKEVYIGVEKRNLPVPQLKEGNSCILTTPAFRLPKKISNNDEMKEYILQMEFFNTKVESIAKLGEKYLPCIGVTPEQVYPHVVTLLQPSKDLYWIKLNQLIDNADKLRDGHLLIAIYRLKHQLEK; translated from the coding sequence ATGTACGCAGATCAAGACAGAGGTGACCAAGAAAAATACCAAAGATACCTGGCCGGGATGGACTCAATCATTGTTGAAAAAGTCGCCTCGGCCAGTGCTTATTTTCACGAAAAAGAAGGACATGCCATCGTTGATGTGGGAATGGCTTCCGGAACAAGTTCATATATTTTAGCCCTCCTTTTTCCCAACACAAAAATAATAGGTGTGGATATAAATCCTAAAATGGTTGAGATTGCAGATCAAACCTACAAGCTACCCAATCTGGAGTTTAGGATTGATGATGGCGAAACCCTCACTTCTTTAAGTGATAATCAAATCATTGGATTCTTCAATTGCTCATCTATACATCATATTACTTCGTTCAATAACTACTCACAAAACAAAGCTTATTTAACTCTAAAACGTCAGTCTGAATTATTAAGCAATGAAGGAGTAATTGTAATACGGGATTTTGTTAAACCAATAAACAAAGATGTTATCATTAGCTTTCCGAATGATGATCAGGGACAAAAAGATGCTAGTCTTTTAGAAGACTTTTCACAAACTGCCCGTTCCTTAGCTCCAGTAAATGAACAGGGCTTTCCCCTTAAAAAGATATCCACAAACGGAAATTTGACTTTTCAGCTTAGCTTTCCTGATGCAGTTGAATTTATTCGTCGTAAAGATTATTTAAATGATTGGAAAATTGAATTACAGGAAGAATATGGTTATTACACTCAAAATGAGTTTGAAGAAGTAATGACAGAACTGAACTTAAGGACAATTGTATCACAACCCATCTATAATTCATGGATCATTAATAACCGATATAAAAATAAGTTTTCACTTTTTGAATTGGATGGTTCTCCAATCGGACATCCTCCAACTAATTATATTATTGCTGCTGAAAAAGTTCCGAACAAAGGGACAATTCTTAAATCAGCCAGACAATTGCCTATCCTGAATGAAAACTTCTTAAAATTAGAATCATTCGTTAACACCACTACAGGATCTGTCTTTGATGTGGCTCAACGACCAGGCAGGGTAGTTGATTTACTTCCGTACATTTCAAACGCACAACAAGTACATATTATAGCAAAACACGCCTATCCACGTCCAATAATTAACCAAAATAATCAGATTATAGATGGAAAAAACTACAGTGGTTATATTATTGAAGGAATCACTGGTGGGGTAAACGATACAATATCAGCGGACAACATTAACAAAATAGTTACCGATAGAATTGGAATAACTGAAAACAACATTATTGAAACAAAAAATGATTTACAGTTTTATTCTTCTCCTGGAGGGGTTAATGAGATTGTCAATAATTATCAAATTTTACTAAAAAACTTACCGACTAAACTTAATAATACCGGCAATCTATCAGGATTTACCGATTCAGGCTCTTACAGAATTTATGATGCTACTCAACTACTAAAATCTGCACAGGTTGGAGCTCTTCCTGAAGCTCGATTGGAATTGGGGCTTTACAGATTGCTTCAGAACTTGAATATATCACCTGGTAATTGGCTTAATGAGAAAAGTGAGTTAAAAGAAACCGAACAATTGGATGTAACCAATTTAGATGACCTTCTGGATATTAAAGGATTTGTCTTCGAAAAAACTGAGCAAAGTGCAGAATTCTTAGCCCATCGTCGTGCTAAATTTTATGAATATCCCAAAGAAGGAAGCGAGCAAATTTTAGAATACATTGAACCCACTAACTTAAGTTCAAACACTATAGTAACGCTGCCTGTTTATCTTCACAAAAAAGAAGTATACATAGGCGTTGAGAAAAGAAACTTGCCTGTGCCACAATTAAAAGAAGGAAATAGCTGTATTCTTACCACTCCGGCATTTCGTCTGCCAAAGAAGATTAGTAACAATGATGAAATGAAAGAGTACATTCTTCAGATGGAGTTTTTCAACACTAAAGTTGAATCTATTGCAAAATTAGGAGAAAAATACTTGCCTTGTATTGGTGTTACACCTGAACAGGTATATCCTCATGTAGTAACACTTTTACAACCAAGCAAAGACCTATATTGGATCAAACTTAATCAGCTAATCGACAATGCAGATAAACTAAGGGATGGCCATTTACTAATCGCTATTTATCGATTGAAGCATCAATTAGAAAAATAG
- a CDS encoding SPFH domain-containing protein produces MFGINFVKFDSMTHVIQFSKGKIKREGKGLSFYYYAPTTSIAAIPLGSKDIQFIFSETTNDFQKIAIQGQITYNIKNPHQLSEVLDFTLINRHQYKEDNFEKINQRLNNEAQAATSKFIQQLNLKTAIRSAKEIGEYIDEGLRSSESIEHLGVEVINVDVIRVSPTPEMAKALETETCENLQKEADQAIYERRNFAVEQERRIRESELNTEIAVQEKEKEIVDRKAQIKLKEQESEREIRERQMEADLSIEQSKTKLTEMKTANMKKEAEAKGYLLEKTLSPYKAFDWKMLMAMNAKNMDARDNIALAFRELAENADKIEHLNISPDLLQSLLQKKL; encoded by the coding sequence ATGTTTGGAATTAATTTTGTAAAATTTGACTCAATGACGCATGTCATTCAATTCTCTAAAGGAAAAATCAAAAGAGAAGGAAAAGGTTTATCATTCTATTATTATGCCCCAACAACATCTATTGCAGCAATTCCTTTAGGTAGTAAGGACATACAGTTTATCTTTAGTGAAACCACTAATGATTTTCAGAAAATTGCTATACAAGGACAAATTACTTATAACATAAAAAACCCTCATCAGCTATCAGAAGTATTGGATTTTACTTTAATTAATCGTCATCAATACAAAGAGGATAATTTTGAGAAGATAAATCAACGATTGAATAATGAAGCTCAGGCTGCGACATCAAAATTCATTCAACAATTAAATCTGAAAACAGCCATCAGAAGTGCCAAAGAAATTGGTGAATATATTGACGAAGGCTTAAGATCATCTGAAAGTATTGAACATTTAGGCGTAGAGGTTATAAACGTGGACGTTATAAGAGTTTCTCCCACCCCTGAAATGGCAAAAGCATTGGAGACCGAAACCTGCGAAAACCTTCAGAAAGAAGCTGATCAGGCCATTTACGAAAGGCGCAATTTTGCGGTTGAGCAAGAGCGTCGTATCAGAGAGAGTGAGTTAAATACTGAAATTGCTGTACAAGAGAAGGAAAAAGAAATTGTTGACCGGAAAGCACAGATTAAGCTTAAAGAGCAGGAAAGTGAACGAGAAATTCGTGAACGACAAATGGAAGCTGACCTTTCTATTGAACAGTCTAAGACTAAATTAACGGAGATGAAAACGGCTAATATGAAAAAAGAAGCTGAAGCAAAAGGCTATTTATTGGAAAAAACACTTTCACCCTATAAAGCCTTTGATTGGAAAATGCTTATGGCAATGAATGCTAAAAACATGGATGCCCGCGACAACATTGCTCTGGCATTTAGAGAACTCGCTGAAAATGCCGATAAAATAGAGCATTTAAATATCAGTCCTGATCTGTTACAAAGTTTATTGCAAAAGAAGTTGTAA
- a CDS encoding NUDIX domain-containing protein codes for MKTENKQKYCYEYPRPSVTTDCAIFGFDGIDLHILLVERGIEPFKGQWALPGGFVQMDETTEECARRELAEETGVEDLFLEQLYTFSDVNRDPRGRVITVSYFALIKSTDFNLIGGDDASDAKWYPINQVPTLAFDHDRILRVAHDRLKGKIKYEPIGFELLEEVFTIPQLQRLYEAILGIQVDRRNFNRKFMNLDILEPIEDKIEGIAHKSARQFRFDKEKYQALKSRGFNFEI; via the coding sequence ATGAAAACAGAAAACAAACAAAAATATTGCTATGAGTACCCAAGGCCTTCTGTAACTACAGATTGTGCAATTTTCGGTTTTGATGGCATTGATCTTCATATCCTACTTGTCGAACGAGGCATTGAGCCATTTAAAGGACAATGGGCATTACCCGGAGGTTTTGTTCAGATGGACGAGACAACTGAAGAATGTGCCCGTCGTGAATTAGCCGAAGAAACAGGTGTAGAAGATTTATTCTTAGAACAGTTGTATACATTTAGCGATGTCAATCGAGATCCTCGTGGAAGAGTTATAACAGTTTCGTATTTTGCACTTATTAAATCGACTGATTTTAACCTGATTGGTGGAGATGATGCCAGTGACGCAAAATGGTATCCTATAAATCAGGTTCCTACATTAGCATTTGATCATGACAGGATCTTAAGAGTTGCGCATGATCGTTTAAAAGGCAAAATTAAATATGAACCTATTGGATTTGAATTATTGGAGGAAGTATTTACGATCCCACAACTGCAAAGACTATACGAGGCAATTCTTGGAATACAGGTAGATCGACGAAACTTCAACCGAAAATTCATGAACTTGGATATTCTTGAACCTATAGAAGATAAAATAGAAGGAATTGCTCACAAAAGTGCCAGACAATTCCGTTTTGATAAAGAAAAATATCAGGCTCTCAAAAGCCGGGGATTTAATTTTGAGATTTAA
- a CDS encoding T9SS type A sorting domain-containing protein codes for MKSFLLMLAFCCIPLLIYSQKKSENIVATSGNTIITSEGSMDWVIGENLIDHQILFGNNAPEDVFPQLKKQTFVAFPTITPDKVYIVSQIDEWKDLNIMVYDVSNRWLLTKKWKSNPMEIDLSGFKSGLYIIRLIIEKQSVYAVFKVVKQ; via the coding sequence ATGAAATCTTTCCTATTGATGTTAGCATTTTGCTGCATCCCTCTACTGATATATAGTCAGAAGAAGAGTGAAAATATTGTCGCAACTTCAGGCAATACAATTATTACTTCAGAGGGAAGCATGGATTGGGTCATTGGTGAGAATTTAATTGATCACCAGATCTTGTTTGGGAATAATGCTCCGGAAGATGTTTTTCCTCAGTTAAAAAAACAAACTTTTGTTGCATTCCCAACAATTACTCCTGATAAGGTTTATATCGTCTCCCAAATTGATGAATGGAAGGACTTAAATATCATGGTCTATGATGTATCAAACCGTTGGTTACTTACCAAAAAGTGGAAAAGTAATCCAATGGAAATAGACTTGTCTGGTTTTAAAAGCGGGCTGTATATTATTCGATTGATCATCGAAAAGCAATCTGTTTATGCGGTGTTTAAAGTTGTAAAACAATAA